The following coding sequences are from one Triticum aestivum cultivar Chinese Spring chromosome 5A, IWGSC CS RefSeq v2.1, whole genome shotgun sequence window:
- the LOC123106601 gene encoding HVA22-like protein e: MSKLWTILTHLHTLAGPGVMLLYPLYASVQAMESPSKLDDEQWLAYWILYSFVTLVEMVLESLIYWIPIWYELKLLFLAWLALPNFRGAAFIYDRFVREQLRKHGLTNHPGSGISSSKKENGGKSSSPSTSPKEKENAKSRFLSFGAPKKDH, from the exons ATGAGCAAGCTCTGGACCATCCTCACCCACCTCCACACCCTCGCAGG GCCTGGCGTGATGCTCCTGTACCCGCTGTACGCGTCGGTGCAGGCGATGGAGAGCCCGTCGAAGCTGGACGACGAgcagtggctggcctactggatcCTCTACTCCTTCGTCACGCTCGTCGAGATGGTCCTCGAGTCCCTCATCTACTG GATACCGATCTGGTACGAGCTGAAGCTGCTGTTCCTGGCGTGGCTGGCGCTGCCCAACTTCAGGGGAGCGGCCTTCATCTACGACAGGTTCGTCAGGGAGCAGCTCAGGAAGCACGGCCTCACCAACCACCCCGGCAGCGGCATCAGCAGCAGCAAGAAGGAGAACGGCGGCAAGTCGTCCTCGCCGTCGACGtcccccaaggagaaggagaacgCCAAGAGCAGGTTCCTCTCCTTCGGCGCTCCCAAGAAAGACCACTGA